The Candidatus Terasakiella magnetica genome includes the window TGTTGCGATCCCAGTTAACTTCATTAACGAAGATGCTTCTGAAGGTCTGAAACGCGGCGGCGTCTTGAACGTTGTTCGTCACGAGATCGAAGCCATCGTTCCTGCAAGCTCTATTCCTGAAGCGATCGTTGTTGACCTGTCCGGTACAAATATTGGTGATTCTATTCACGTTTCTGCGATTACGCTGCCAAAAGGCGTTGAGCCGTCAATTACTGATCGTGACTTCACAATCTGTTCTATCGCGGCACCATCATCTGGTGAGAAAGCGGCTGTAGAGACAGAAGAAGAAGGTGACGAAGAAGAAGCTGCTGAAGAGTAAGGTTCTTTGACGATGATTTTGTTGGTCGGATTAGGTAACCCCGGTGGGAAATATGCCAAAAACCGACACAACATCGGGTTTATGGCGCTGGACACGATTGTCCGGCGCCATTGCTTTGGACCCTGGCGTACCAAATTCCAAGGCCAAATGTGTGAAGGCACCATTGATGGTGTTAAAGTTCTGGCCCTCATGCCGGAAACTTTTATGAACGAGTCCGGTCGTTCCATTGGCGCAGCGGCGCGTTTTTATAAAATTGATCCTGAAAATATCATTGTGATGCATGATGAGCTTGATCTGGCTTTTACAAAAATTAAAGTCAAGACAGGTGGTGGTCATGGGGGGCACAATGGGTTGCGCAGCACCGATGCCCATATGGGTAAAAACTATAAGCGCGTGCGTTTAGGGATCGGTCATCCCGGCTCTAAAGAAAAAGTCCACAGCCACGTGCTAGGGGATTTTGCCAAGGCAGAAGTGCCTGAGCTTGATAAAATGCTCGATACGGTCTGTCAGCATATTGGTTTGATTGCCAATGGGGAGGATACGGACTTTATGAACCGTTATGCCCTTGATATGCGCCCACAGCGCCCCAATAAGGCCAAGCCGAAAGAGAAAACCGTGCAGGCCAAAGAAAAGCCTGCCCCCTCAGCCTCAGATGAGGCTAACCCTTTTGCGGTTTTGCAAAAGCTTAAAGATTAAACCGAGCGATCTTTAATATCCGTATTTCTTGAGAACACGCTCTAACTGACCATTTTCCTGTATTTCGCGAATGGCAGTATTGAAGAATTCTAGCTGCTGTTTAGATGCATTTTTAAACATGAAAAAGCGCTTATAGCTCTGGTGTGGGCGTTTTGAAAAATGAACCCGGTCCTGCCATCCATTGGTTTGAACCTGATGATAGGCGAGCACATAAGGCACCACAGCCATGCGGGCGTTTTTCTGGGCGACCTTTTCAACCAAGGTTTTAATCGTTGGCACATCTAGGCGCAGGGCCTTGTTTTTATTGACAAGATCATCAAGAAAATGGATGCGATATCCGCTGGGCACAGCAACTGTTTGATTGAGAAACGACTGATAGCCTTTAAACTCAACAGGATCGCTTGGATGAGACAGGAGCGCGTTGGAGTCCGCATATAGCGGGATGCTCCATTGGTATTTCTGTCGATTACTATCTCCAAACCAAACCGGATTCACCAAAGGAATGATAAATGGCCTTTGAATATTGCTGATGAGTTTATTGAGAAGCGGGCGCGAAACAACTTTATATTTGAAATCCATCTCCTCAATATGCTTATCAAGGAGCGACATGACTTCTTTCACCAGCCCGAATTCATTAGAATAATGAAAAGGCGGTGAATCATAATAGCTTAACACGTCTACCTTCGATGCCTGTACAGGCGCGGCAAACAAAAGGCAAAGCGTAGATAAAAGGTACGCGAGTCGTTTCATAAAGTTTCTCGATTTTTATTATCGTCTATTTTTACACTCTTGATTGAATATGAAAAGGATAAATTCATAAAAGGAGGATAGACGCTCATGTGATCACTTGACCTTTGGCTCGCATAAGGGTATGCGCATGCACAAGGTTTTTAATTTTTGCTGGAAGTAGTCTTATGGGTTTTAACTGCGGTATCGTCGGCCTGCCAAATGTGGGTAAATCAACTTTGTTCAATGCGCTGACCTCAACGGCAGCGGCAGAAGCGGCAAACTTCCCGTTTTGTACGATTGAGCCTAACACAGGCCGTGTGGGTGTGCCCGATGATCGTTTAGATAAATTGGCTGATATTGCCGGTTCGGCAAAGATTATCCCCACCCAGTTGGAATTTGTTGATATTGCCGGTTTGGTGCGTGGGGCTTCAAAAGGGGAAGGTCTGGGTAACCAGTTTTTGGCAAATATTCGCGAAGTGGATGCCATCATCCATGTGCTGCGTTGTTTTGAAGATGAAAACATCACCCATGTTGATGACAGTATTGACCCGATCCGCGATGCTGAAACCGTTGAAACGGAATTGATGCTGGCAGACCTTGAAAGCCTTGAAAAACGCGAACAGGCCTTGGTCAAAAAAGCCCGTGGCAATGATAAAGAAGCTGCTGCGACCTTAAAAATTGTTGAGCGTTGCCTTGAAGTGTTGCGCGAAGGCCAGCCTGCACGTGTTGTAGAGCGCCGTGATGAAGATGAAGAAAAATTCTTCCAAATGTTGCAGCTTTTAACCTCAAAGCCGGTTCTTTATGTCTGTAACGTTGAAGAAGATAGCGCCTCTGAAGGCAATTCCATTTCTGCCAAGGTGTTTGAAAAAGCAGCGGCTGAAAATGCCCGCGCGGTTGTGATTTCTGCTCA containing:
- the pth gene encoding aminoacyl-tRNA hydrolase, which gives rise to MILLVGLGNPGGKYAKNRHNIGFMALDTIVRRHCFGPWRTKFQGQMCEGTIDGVKVLALMPETFMNESGRSIGAAARFYKIDPENIIVMHDELDLAFTKIKVKTGGGHGGHNGLRSTDAHMGKNYKRVRLGIGHPGSKEKVHSHVLGDFAKAEVPELDKMLDTVCQHIGLIANGEDTDFMNRYALDMRPQRPNKAKPKEKTVQAKEKPAPSASDEANPFAVLQKLKD
- the ychF gene encoding redox-regulated ATPase YchF encodes the protein MGFNCGIVGLPNVGKSTLFNALTSTAAAEAANFPFCTIEPNTGRVGVPDDRLDKLADIAGSAKIIPTQLEFVDIAGLVRGASKGEGLGNQFLANIREVDAIIHVLRCFEDENITHVDDSIDPIRDAETVETELMLADLESLEKREQALVKKARGNDKEAAATLKIVERCLEVLREGQPARVVERRDEDEEKFFQMLQLLTSKPVLYVCNVEEDSASEGNSISAKVFEKAAAENARAVVISAQIEEEVSKLDSEEDKAEFLESLGLEETGLARIIREGYKLLDLLTFFTVGPKEARAWTVLVGSKAPQAAGVIHTDFERGFIKAETIAYEDYIEFDGENGAKENGKMRQEGKEYITKDGDVFHFRFNV
- a CDS encoding substrate-binding periplasmic protein — encoded protein: MKRLAYLLSTLCLLFAAPVQASKVDVLSYYDSPPFHYSNEFGLVKEVMSLLDKHIEEMDFKYKVVSRPLLNKLISNIQRPFIIPLVNPVWFGDSNRQKYQWSIPLYADSNALLSHPSDPVEFKGYQSFLNQTVAVPSGYRIHFLDDLVNKNKALRLDVPTIKTLVEKVAQKNARMAVVPYVLAYHQVQTNGWQDRVHFSKRPHQSYKRFFMFKNASKQQLEFFNTAIREIQENGQLERVLKKYGY
- a CDS encoding 50S ribosomal protein L25/general stress protein Ctc codes for the protein MSYVLTAQKRETAGKGAARAIRREGLVPGVVYGDKKDPVSISIDPKELWIQLHTGQTFFASTGEIAIGKSKETVICRDVQFHPVTDQPLHADFLRLGKGAKIVVAIPVNFINEDASEGLKRGGVLNVVRHEIEAIVPASSIPEAIVVDLSGTNIGDSIHVSAITLPKGVEPSITDRDFTICSIAAPSSGEKAAVETEEEGDEEEAAEE